One bacterium DNA window includes the following coding sequences:
- the rfbB gene encoding dTDP-glucose 4,6-dehydratase yields MTRYLITGGAGFIGSHFVHTLLESDPQAEVLNLDLLTYAGNPDNLTDLEGNPRYHFVQGDICDRELMDRFMAETDAVVHFAAESFVDRSIYGAADFIRTDVYGTFVLLEMARKHTIQKFIHISTDEVYGDCPTGSFQEEDALHPTNPYAASKAGADRLAYSFYKTYELPVMIVRASNNYGPNQYPEKLIPLFITNALQDIPLPVYGDGKQVRDWLYVRDHCDAILLLLKKGAEGEVYNISTGYEVTNMQITDSILKVLGKPSSLIHHVTDRPGHDRRYSINSNKLRSLGWSPQQNLQSGLEETIRWYKNNEGWWQKIRNKQAEYQEFYKKHYGTISEKSWQIRPS; encoded by the coding sequence ATGACCCGGTACTTGATTACGGGTGGCGCTGGTTTTATCGGCAGTCACTTCGTGCACACTCTGCTGGAGTCTGATCCGCAAGCAGAAGTTCTCAATCTGGATTTACTTACTTACGCCGGCAATCCTGACAATTTAACTGACCTGGAAGGAAACCCGCGATACCATTTTGTTCAAGGTGATATCTGCGATCGTGAATTGATGGACCGGTTCATGGCGGAAACGGATGCGGTTGTGCACTTTGCGGCTGAATCGTTCGTAGACCGTTCGATCTACGGCGCTGCTGATTTTATCCGGACGGACGTCTATGGAACTTTTGTGCTTCTTGAGATGGCGCGCAAACATACCATTCAAAAATTTATTCACATCTCCACGGATGAAGTTTACGGCGATTGTCCAACCGGATCCTTTCAAGAAGAGGATGCTCTCCATCCGACAAATCCCTATGCAGCAAGCAAAGCAGGAGCAGATCGTCTGGCATATTCTTTTTATAAAACCTATGAACTTCCTGTGATGATCGTTCGTGCGTCAAATAATTACGGCCCCAATCAATATCCGGAGAAACTGATCCCGCTATTCATTACGAACGCGCTACAGGATATTCCGTTGCCTGTTTATGGAGATGGAAAGCAAGTCCGGGACTGGCTCTACGTTCGTGACCATTGCGATGCAATCCTATTATTATTGAAGAAGGGCGCGGAAGGGGAAGTGTACAACATCAGCACCGGTTACGAAGTAACGAACATGCAGATTACGGATAGCATTCTGAAAGTCCTAGGCAAACCTTCGTCACTCATCCATCACGTAACCGACCGTCCGGGACATGACCGCAGATATTCGATCAATTCCAATAAACTTCGGAGTTTAGGGTGGTCCCCCCAACAGAATTTGCAGTCCGGCCTGGAAGAAACAATTCGGTGGTACAAAAACAATGAAGGCTGGTGGCAAAAAATTCGTAACAAGCAAGCCGAATATCAAGAATTTTATAAGAAACATTACGGAACGATAAGCGAGAAATCATGGCAGATTCGTCCTTCCTGA
- a CDS encoding DUF962 domain-containing protein, which produces MSKRYQTFDQFWPYYVLEHSWRGTRVLHFVGTSLLFVFLIHAVLTQSLISLLAGVICAYGFAWAGHFLIEKNR; this is translated from the coding sequence ATGAGCAAACGGTATCAAACCTTTGATCAATTCTGGCCCTACTATGTCCTGGAACATTCGTGGAGAGGGACTCGCGTTCTACATTTCGTTGGCACTTCTTTGCTTTTCGTATTCCTGATACATGCGGTTCTCACTCAATCCTTAATCAGTCTTCTTGCAGGGGTGATCTGTGCTTATGGTTTCGCATGGGCCGGTCATTTCCTGATTGAAAAAAACCG
- a CDS encoding dTDP-4-dehydrorhamnose 3,5-epimerase family protein has protein sequence MIRDVKVKQLRVIPDERGRLLEILRSDDEEFFTKFGQVYVSTTYPDVVKAWHYHKVQLDHFVCVHGMVKLVLYDSREDSPTHGEINEFYLGVHNPIMVQVPNLVYHGWMCVSVEEAIVVNVPTELYHYKDPDEYRLDPHGGGIPYEWKRKDR, from the coding sequence ATGATACGGGATGTAAAAGTAAAACAATTGAGAGTGATTCCGGACGAACGCGGACGCCTGCTGGAAATTCTCCGCTCAGATGATGAGGAATTCTTCACAAAGTTCGGCCAGGTTTATGTTTCCACCACTTATCCGGATGTGGTGAAAGCTTGGCATTATCACAAAGTACAATTGGATCACTTCGTATGCGTTCATGGCATGGTGAAACTTGTTCTTTATGATTCGCGCGAGGATTCGCCGACGCACGGCGAAATCAACGAATTCTATCTGGGCGTGCACAATCCGATCATGGTGCAGGTTCCCAATCTTGTTTACCACGGTTGGATGTGTGTGAGTGTGGAAGAAGCCATCGTTGTGAATGTTCCCACCGAACTTTATCACTACAAAGATCCGGATGAATACCGGCTCGATCCGCATGGCGGAGGAATTCCTTACGAATGGAAGCGTAAAGATCGATGA
- a CDS encoding glucose-1-phosphate thymidylyltransferase, giving the protein MELKGLILSGGKGTRLRPLTYTRAKQLMPVANKPILFYGLETLAEAGIHDIGIIVGETKDEIVEAVGDGKKWGVNITYIDQPEPLGLAHAVFTAKDFLKQSSFVMYLGDNLLKNGIVSLIDEFRKEQPNSQILLAAVPNPQSFGVAELQNDRVVRLEEKPKVPRSNWALVGVYMFDHHIFETEAVLKPSGRGELEITDAIQYLIDNGYRVQPHIVEGWWKDTGKLEDMLEANRLVLENLPRSIEGTVDSQSRIDGRVSIGKGSRIISSTIRGPVIIGENSLIDHAFIGPFTSIQDQCEVLHSEVQHSILLSGSKIQNLKRRVEDSLIGVNVEICRSEKPPEAYRFLVGDNSRIEIY; this is encoded by the coding sequence ATGGAATTAAAAGGGCTGATTCTCAGCGGGGGAAAAGGAACGCGATTGCGCCCCCTTACTTATACTCGCGCAAAGCAGCTGATGCCGGTCGCAAACAAGCCGATTTTGTTTTATGGATTGGAAACTCTCGCGGAAGCAGGAATCCATGACATCGGAATCATCGTCGGTGAAACAAAAGACGAAATCGTCGAAGCTGTCGGCGATGGAAAGAAATGGGGAGTGAACATCACCTATATTGATCAGCCGGAACCGCTCGGTTTGGCGCATGCCGTATTTACCGCAAAAGATTTTCTGAAGCAATCCTCTTTTGTAATGTATCTGGGGGACAACCTGTTGAAGAATGGAATCGTCTCTTTGATCGATGAATTCCGTAAAGAGCAACCGAACTCACAAATTCTTCTGGCAGCGGTTCCGAATCCTCAAAGCTTCGGTGTGGCAGAGCTGCAGAATGACCGTGTGGTTCGCCTGGAAGAAAAGCCGAAGGTGCCTCGCAGCAATTGGGCGCTGGTCGGCGTCTACATGTTCGATCATCACATCTTTGAGACGGAAGCTGTGTTGAAGCCTTCCGGTCGCGGCGAACTCGAAATCACGGACGCCATTCAATATTTGATTGATAATGGATACCGTGTTCAGCCGCATATTGTGGAAGGCTGGTGGAAAGACACAGGCAAGCTCGAAGATATGCTGGAAGCAAACCGGCTCGTGCTTGAAAATTTACCGCGATCGATTGAAGGCACTGTGGATTCCCAATCCAGAATCGATGGTCGAGTTTCCATTGGAAAAGGATCCCGGATTATCTCCAGCACGATTCGCGGGCCGGTGATCATTGGCGAGAATAGCTTGATCGATCATGCATTCATCGGACCCTTCACTTCCATTCAAGATCAGTGTGAGGTCCTTCATAGCGAAGTGCAGCATAGTATTCTGTTGAGCGGCAGTAAGATACAAAACCTGAAGAGGCGAGTGGAAGACAGTTTGATCGGCGTGAACGTAGAGATCTGCAGAAGCGAAAAACCACCGGAAGCTTATCGCTTTCTGGTGGGAGACAACAGCAGAATAGAAATATACTGA